One part of the Neoarius graeffei isolate fNeoGra1 chromosome 2, fNeoGra1.pri, whole genome shotgun sequence genome encodes these proteins:
- the cd151 gene encoding CD151 antigen isoform X1 has protein sequence MVAPQEETNSCGTVCLKYLLFTFNLLFWLSGGSVMGVGIWTLVDKSDYVSLLSSSAYSFAAYVLIAAGAVVLLTGILGCCATIKESKRLLAVFFLLLLFIFLLEITAGILAYWHYEEMHLLGHGCTQVLECFPFCYKLSDNLKTDLKETMVQKYQLPDQEHITNAVDKLQQDMKCCGSNSSTDWQEGAWIQTLADGRLVPDSCCKTPTHRCGMRDHPSNIYKVEGGCIYKLENFILEHLLILGGVGIGIAFLQIFGMLFTCCLYQSLKEEPY, from the exons ATGGTGGCCCCCCAGGAAGAGACAAACTCTTGTGGAACAGTATGCCTTAAATACCTGTTGTTCACCTTTAATCTGCTTTTCtgg TTGTCTGGGGGTTCTGTGATGGGAGTGGGAATCTGGACTCTAGTGGATAAGAGTGACTACGTTAGTCTGCTGTCGTCCAGTGCATATTCATTTGCTGCCTACGTCCTGATCGCAGCAGGAGCCGTTGTCCTACTCACTGGAATCCTTGGCTGCTGTGCCACCATTAAGGAGAGTAAAAGACTTCTGGCTGTG TTTTTTCTTCTGctgttgttcatattcctgctagaGATCACTGCTGGAATTTTGGCCTACTGGCATTATGAAGAG ATGCATCTTCTAGGCCATGGGTGCACACAGGTCTTGGAG tgttttcctttctgctaTAAG CTGAGTGATAACCTGAAAACAGACCTGAAAGAGACCATGGTGCAGAAATACCAGCTGCCTGATCAGGAGCACATCACCAACGCTGTGGACAAACTCCAACAGGAT ATGAAGTGCTGTGGCAGTAACAGCTCCACAGATTGGCAGGAGGGAGCCTGGATACAAACACTTGCTGACGGACGACTTGTACCTGACAGCTGCTGTAAGACCCCTACTCATCGCTGTGGAATGAGAGACCACCCATCCAATATCTACAAAGTAGAG gGTGGTTGCATTTATAAACTAGAGAACTTTATTCTTGAGCACTTGCTGATATTAGGCGGTGTGGGTATTGGAATTGCATTCCTACAG ATTTTTGGAATGCTCTTTACCTGCTGTCTGTATCAAAGTTTAAAAGAGGAGCCTTACTAA
- the cd151 gene encoding CD151 antigen isoform X2 has translation MVAPQEETNSCGTVCLKYLLFTFNLLFWLSGGSVMGVGIWTLVDKSDYVSLLSSSAYSFAAYVLIAAGAVVLLTGILGCCATIKESKRLLAVFFLLLLFIFLLEITAGILAYWHYEECFPFCYKLSDNLKTDLKETMVQKYQLPDQEHITNAVDKLQQDMKCCGSNSSTDWQEGAWIQTLADGRLVPDSCCKTPTHRCGMRDHPSNIYKVEGGCIYKLENFILEHLLILGGVGIGIAFLQIFGMLFTCCLYQSLKEEPY, from the exons ATGGTGGCCCCCCAGGAAGAGACAAACTCTTGTGGAACAGTATGCCTTAAATACCTGTTGTTCACCTTTAATCTGCTTTTCtgg TTGTCTGGGGGTTCTGTGATGGGAGTGGGAATCTGGACTCTAGTGGATAAGAGTGACTACGTTAGTCTGCTGTCGTCCAGTGCATATTCATTTGCTGCCTACGTCCTGATCGCAGCAGGAGCCGTTGTCCTACTCACTGGAATCCTTGGCTGCTGTGCCACCATTAAGGAGAGTAAAAGACTTCTGGCTGTG TTTTTTCTTCTGctgttgttcatattcctgctagaGATCACTGCTGGAATTTTGGCCTACTGGCATTATGAAGAG tgttttcctttctgctaTAAG CTGAGTGATAACCTGAAAACAGACCTGAAAGAGACCATGGTGCAGAAATACCAGCTGCCTGATCAGGAGCACATCACCAACGCTGTGGACAAACTCCAACAGGAT ATGAAGTGCTGTGGCAGTAACAGCTCCACAGATTGGCAGGAGGGAGCCTGGATACAAACACTTGCTGACGGACGACTTGTACCTGACAGCTGCTGTAAGACCCCTACTCATCGCTGTGGAATGAGAGACCACCCATCCAATATCTACAAAGTAGAG gGTGGTTGCATTTATAAACTAGAGAACTTTATTCTTGAGCACTTGCTGATATTAGGCGGTGTGGGTATTGGAATTGCATTCCTACAG ATTTTTGGAATGCTCTTTACCTGCTGTCTGTATCAAAGTTTAAAAGAGGAGCCTTACTAA
- the cd151 gene encoding CD151 antigen isoform X3: MVAPQEETNSCGTVCLKYLLFTFNLLFWLSGGSVMGVGIWTLVDKSDYVSLLSSSAYSFAAYVLIAAGAVVLLTGILGCCATIKESKRLLAVFFLLLLFIFLLEITAGILAYWHYEELSDNLKTDLKETMVQKYQLPDQEHITNAVDKLQQDMKCCGSNSSTDWQEGAWIQTLADGRLVPDSCCKTPTHRCGMRDHPSNIYKVEGGCIYKLENFILEHLLILGGVGIGIAFLQIFGMLFTCCLYQSLKEEPY; encoded by the exons ATGGTGGCCCCCCAGGAAGAGACAAACTCTTGTGGAACAGTATGCCTTAAATACCTGTTGTTCACCTTTAATCTGCTTTTCtgg TTGTCTGGGGGTTCTGTGATGGGAGTGGGAATCTGGACTCTAGTGGATAAGAGTGACTACGTTAGTCTGCTGTCGTCCAGTGCATATTCATTTGCTGCCTACGTCCTGATCGCAGCAGGAGCCGTTGTCCTACTCACTGGAATCCTTGGCTGCTGTGCCACCATTAAGGAGAGTAAAAGACTTCTGGCTGTG TTTTTTCTTCTGctgttgttcatattcctgctagaGATCACTGCTGGAATTTTGGCCTACTGGCATTATGAAGAG CTGAGTGATAACCTGAAAACAGACCTGAAAGAGACCATGGTGCAGAAATACCAGCTGCCTGATCAGGAGCACATCACCAACGCTGTGGACAAACTCCAACAGGAT ATGAAGTGCTGTGGCAGTAACAGCTCCACAGATTGGCAGGAGGGAGCCTGGATACAAACACTTGCTGACGGACGACTTGTACCTGACAGCTGCTGTAAGACCCCTACTCATCGCTGTGGAATGAGAGACCACCCATCCAATATCTACAAAGTAGAG gGTGGTTGCATTTATAAACTAGAGAACTTTATTCTTGAGCACTTGCTGATATTAGGCGGTGTGGGTATTGGAATTGCATTCCTACAG ATTTTTGGAATGCTCTTTACCTGCTGTCTGTATCAAAGTTTAAAAGAGGAGCCTTACTAA
- the gatd1 gene encoding glutamine amidotransferase-like class 1 domain-containing protein 1, protein MTSKPTCLIVASATAQGVSARSFQQCFSLCSPVFNLQTATPGGKTIDFVGVDESSARWVQDFSVKPYATPAKLESIDGARYQALLIPDCPGALKDLAHSGSLARILTHFISQKKPVCAVGQGVSALCCATEGQKWIFSGYSLTGPSVFELVRSPDFANLPLIVEDFVKDNGGSYTASQEDALHVVLDRHLVTGQNVQSTTAAVNNLILLFNSR, encoded by the exons ATGACATCCAAACCCACATGCCTTATAGTGGCCAGTGCAACGGCTCAAG GGGTGTCGGCCCGGTCCTTCCAGCAGTGTTTCTCCCTCTGTAGTCCTGTGTTTAACCTGCAGACAGCTACACCAGGG GGGAAAACCATTGACTTCGTTGGTGTTGATGAAAGCTCAGCTCGATGGGTTCAAGATTTCAGCGTTAAACCATACGCCACTCCTGCCAAACTGGAGTCTATTGATG GTGCCCGCTACCAGGCTCTCCTGATCCCAGACTGCCCAGGAGCTTTGAAGGACCTTGCTCACAGTGGCTCACTGGCTCGCATCCTTACACACTTCATCTCTCAGAAGA AGCCTGTGTGCGCTGTAGGACAGGGAGTTTCTGCACTTTGCTGTGCCACAGAGGGACAGAAATGGATATTCAGTGGATACAGCCTGACTGGA CCTTCTGTGTTTGAGCTGGTGCGCTCCCCAGATTTTGCCAACCTTCCTTTGATTGTGGAGGACTTTGTGAAAGACAATGGTGGATCTTACACAG CCAGTCAAGAGGATGCACTGCATGTGGTCCTGGACCGCCACCTAGTGACTGGTCAGAATGTTCAGTCTACCACAGCTGCAGTTAACAACCTGATCCTGCTGTTTAACAGCAGGTAA